The Rhodospirillales bacterium genome contains the following window.
GGCGGCGGATCGCTGGCGGCCCGTCTGAGCGAGGAACCGGACGTCCGCGTGCTTCTGCTCGAGGCGGGCGGTTCCACCGATCACTGGTCGATCCGCATGCCGGCCGGCTTCGGCATGCATTTCCTCGGCGGACCCTACAACTGGTCCTATCGCTCGGTGCCGCAGAAGAAACTGGCCGGCCGCAAGATCTATCAGCCGCGTGGCAAGGGGCTGGGTGGCTCGTCGGCGATCAACGGCATGGCCTACATCAGGGGTCACGCGCGCGACTTCGAGCGCTGGGAAGAAGAGGGTGCGCAATGCTGGGGTTATGCCGACGTGCTGCCCTACTTCAAGCGCTGCGAATCCAATGTGCGCGGCGAGACGCCGTGGCATGGCGGCGACGGCCCCGTGGCCACGAAGACCTTCGGCATTCGCATGGACCTCAACCGGGCCTTCGTTGAGGCCGGCGAACAGGCGGGCTTTTCCCGAACCAACGACGTCAACGGCTACCAGCAGGAGGGCTTCGGGTCGTTCGACCAGAATATCGACGGCGGTCAGCGGGCCAGCACGTGGCATGCCTACCTCAAGCCGGTCAAAGGCCGACCCAACCTGACGATCCGCACCGGCGCGGAAACCCACCGCATCGTGATTGAGGGCAAGCGGGCTGTCGGCGTGTTACTCGGCACCGGCGAGACCATCCGTGCGGAACGCGAGGTCATCATTGCGGCCGGTGCGTTCTCGTCGCCCCATCTCCTGATGCTGTCGGGCATCGGACCCGCCGATCACCTGCGCGAGCACGGCATTGAGGTCGTGCACGATCTGCCGGGTGTCGGCGGGAACTTGCAGGATCATCTCGAGCTTCACGTTCAGTGGGGCGCGGAGATCGGTCACACCCTGAACAGGATCGCGGCCAGCCCGCTGCGCAAGGTGGCGGCGGGTGTCCAGTGGTTCCTGACCCAGGACGGACCCTGCGCCACGAATTTCGTCGAGGTCGGCGCCTTCACCCGCTCGACGCCCGACAAGCCGCATCCTGACATCCAGTACCATTTCTTCCCATTCCTGCTGGACGGCTGGGGTGCCAGCACCAAACGCGGCGGCTTCTGCACATGCGTCGGCACGCTGCGGGAGCACAGCCGGGGGACCGTCAGGCTTGCTTCGGCCGATCCGGGGGAGCGGCCGCTCATCGACTTCAACTTCCTCGACGACCCGCGCGATCTCGAAGACCTGCGCGCCTGTATCCAGCAGGCCCGTGACGTGGTCAGCCAACCGGCGATGGATGACTTCCGTGGTGCCGAAGTCGATCCCTGGGCATCAGCCAAGAGCAAAGATGCGATCGATCAGCTCATTCGCGAGACTGCCGAGAGCGCCTATCACCCCTGCGGCACCTGCAAGATGGGTACAGATGCCTTGGCCGTGGTCGATCCCGAATGCCGGGTTTGCGGCATCGAAGGCCTGCGCGTGACCGATAGCTCGATCATGCCTTCGATCACCAGCGGCAATCTCAATGCGCCGACCATGATGATCGGCGAGAAGGCGGCCGATCTCATTCTCGGTCGTGATCCCCTGCCGCCGTCGAACGCGGGATTTGCCGGCGCAGCGTCAGAGTTCCCGATCCCGGTGCCCTGACTTACACTCGGAGCTTGTGAGCGCGAGGCTTCGGTGACATGCCGGGGATCGGTTCGTCTAACCGTTACGACGTCATCAACAGAAAGAACCAATCGTCGGGCTTTCTGTTCCTCCTTCTGCTGTTCGGCATCGGGCTGATCGTGGCCCGCATCTTGCTGCGATCAGACTCTCGGCGCCTGCAAGAACTTGTTCGGGGATGTCGGCGAAGCGCTGGAGCGCGAGGTCGACAAAGTTGTCAGTCAGACGATGCCCGAAGGGCTGACCCTGGAGCAGGAGGAGGTCGAGGCGTCGTTCTACGAAGCCGTTGATCGTGGCGACCTCCAGGCGGCTGTCTCCCATGCCGCCGACTACATCGCACTGTGGCCGAGGGACTACCATGGCTACGATCTACGAGACTATGCCAATTGGTCGCGTGACAACTGCAAGGAGGCTGCAGTCGACTTCGGAGGCACCATAGCCTGTAATCGGGATGACCAGTATGCCTAACACGCTCGCGCCTTCTGTCAGGAATTTCTTGGGTAATGGCTGCTTGCACGGAGTGATGCGGGTAGGGCTTACGAGCTTGCAACGCAGGATAGCGGCGTGCTTGCTGCGGTGTTGCTGCGA
Protein-coding sequences here:
- a CDS encoding choline dehydrogenase, coding for MAGYDYIVVGAGSGGGSLAARLSEEPDVRVLLLEAGGSTDHWSIRMPAGFGMHFLGGPYNWSYRSVPQKKLAGRKIYQPRGKGLGGSSAINGMAYIRGHARDFERWEEEGAQCWGYADVLPYFKRCESNVRGETPWHGGDGPVATKTFGIRMDLNRAFVEAGEQAGFSRTNDVNGYQQEGFGSFDQNIDGGQRASTWHAYLKPVKGRPNLTIRTGAETHRIVIEGKRAVGVLLGTGETIRAEREVIIAAGAFSSPHLLMLSGIGPADHLREHGIEVVHDLPGVGGNLQDHLELHVQWGAEIGHTLNRIAASPLRKVAAGVQWFLTQDGPCATNFVEVGAFTRSTPDKPHPDIQYHFFPFLLDGWGASTKRGGFCTCVGTLREHSRGTVRLASADPGERPLIDFNFLDDPRDLEDLRACIQQARDVVSQPAMDDFRGAEVDPWASAKSKDAIDQLIRETAESAYHPCGTCKMGTDALAVVDPECRVCGIEGLRVTDSSIMPSITSGNLNAPTMMIGEKAADLILGRDPLPPSNAGFAGAASEFPIPVP